A single Gemmatimonadota bacterium DNA region contains:
- the accC gene encoding acetyl-CoA carboxylase biotin carboxylase subunit, with protein sequence MFNKILIANRGEIALRVIRACKELGVQTVAVYSEADRESLHVRFADDDVCIGPPPARESYLNIPRLIAAAEITGADAIHPGYGFLAENAEFAETCVASNIAFIGPTAEQIRVMGDKASARRAMQAVGVPIVPGSPGPVDDVDEALRFAVEIGFPVIIKASAGGGGKGMRVAADPDDFARAFQLARSEALSAFGNGDVYVEKYLARPRHIEFQIMGDSHGNVIHLGERDCSVQRRHQKLIEEAPSPAMTPELRQAMGDAAVRGAKAINYVGAGTIEMLLNEDKSFYFMEMNTRIQVEHPVTEMLTGIDLVKEQIRVASGERLSVTQLPPLRGHVIECRVNAEDPARNFQPSPGRIDVFHPPGGPGVRLDTHVYTGYSVPPYYDSLLAKLICQGRDRDEAIRRMQIALESFIVEGVTTTIPFLARVMHNADFQAGKVDTKFLEREGAALIAELN encoded by the coding sequence GTGTTCAACAAGATTCTCATTGCGAACCGCGGCGAGATCGCGCTGCGTGTAATTCGTGCGTGCAAGGAGCTGGGCGTACAGACCGTTGCGGTCTATTCCGAAGCTGATCGCGAATCGTTGCATGTGCGCTTCGCCGATGACGACGTCTGCATCGGTCCGCCGCCTGCGCGCGAATCGTATCTGAACATCCCGAGACTGATCGCCGCCGCGGAGATAACCGGTGCGGACGCGATTCATCCGGGCTACGGATTCCTTGCCGAGAACGCGGAATTCGCCGAGACCTGCGTAGCGTCCAATATCGCGTTCATCGGTCCGACGGCGGAGCAGATCCGCGTCATGGGCGACAAGGCCTCGGCCCGTCGCGCGATGCAGGCCGTCGGAGTACCCATAGTTCCAGGGTCACCTGGGCCTGTCGATGATGTGGACGAGGCGCTCAGGTTTGCGGTCGAGATCGGATTCCCGGTCATCATCAAGGCCTCGGCCGGAGGCGGCGGAAAGGGAATGCGTGTCGCGGCGGATCCGGACGATTTTGCGCGCGCCTTCCAGCTGGCGCGATCGGAAGCGCTTTCGGCGTTCGGAAACGGCGACGTGTACGTCGAGAAATATCTCGCGCGGCCACGGCACATCGAATTTCAGATCATGGGTGACTCGCACGGGAACGTGATTCACCTGGGGGAACGCGACTGCTCGGTACAGCGAAGGCACCAGAAGCTGATCGAGGAGGCGCCGAGTCCGGCGATGACGCCGGAACTGCGCCAGGCGATGGGCGACGCTGCGGTGCGCGGCGCCAAGGCGATCAACTACGTCGGCGCCGGCACCATCGAGATGCTGTTGAACGAGGACAAGTCGTTCTACTTCATGGAGATGAACACCCGCATTCAGGTCGAGCATCCTGTCACGGAGATGCTCACGGGCATCGATCTCGTGAAGGAACAGATACGGGTTGCATCGGGCGAGCGGCTCAGCGTTACGCAGCTGCCGCCGCTGCGCGGCCACGTGATCGAATGCCGTGTGAACGCCGAGGATCCAGCCCGCAACTTTCAACCGTCGCCGGGACGGATCGACGTATTCCATCCACCCGGCGGCCCGGGCGTCCGTCTCGACACGCACGTGTATACTGGCTACAGCGTGCCGCCGTACTATGACTCGCTGCTGGCCAAGCTGATTTGCCAGGGGCGCGATCGCGACGAAGCGATCCGGCGCATGCAGATCGCGCTCGAGAGCTTCATCGTGGAAGGCGTCACCACTACGATCCCATTCCTTGCGCGCGTGATGCACAACGCCGATTTTCAGGCGGGCAAGGTCGACACGAAGTTCCTCGAGCGCGAGGGTGCCGCGCTCATCGCGGAGCTCAACTAG
- a CDS encoding 2-phosphosulfolactate phosphatase — MRLDVYLTADELAETDRAGRVIAVIDVLRASTSIVTALANGARAVVPFEDADELMTRARQFERGDVRLAGERKMLPIDGFDMGNSPAQFTSAAIDRRTVLLTTTNGTRALIAAQGATDVVVASYVNLSAATAMLRTALRGGSDVVLACCGQDGHYALEDAACAGRFVRTVTRRLSGVAMNDAAHSCALLARSYGDEIGSIFLDSAHGRALSQAGFHDDLALCAAVDAYPIVPVFAERQITRLGSDRER, encoded by the coding sequence TTGCGGTTGGATGTATATCTTACGGCCGACGAGCTCGCGGAGACCGATCGCGCAGGCCGCGTCATTGCCGTTATCGACGTTCTGCGAGCCTCGACCAGTATCGTCACTGCACTCGCCAATGGCGCTCGTGCAGTGGTCCCGTTCGAGGATGCAGATGAGCTGATGACCCGCGCCCGGCAGTTCGAGCGCGGTGACGTTCGTCTTGCCGGAGAGCGGAAGATGCTGCCCATCGATGGCTTCGACATGGGCAATTCGCCGGCACAGTTCACGTCGGCTGCAATCGATCGACGCACGGTGCTGCTCACCACCACCAATGGCACGCGCGCGCTGATCGCTGCGCAGGGCGCAACGGACGTGGTGGTCGCCTCGTACGTCAATCTCTCCGCCGCCACAGCCATGCTGCGCACCGCGCTGCGTGGCGGCAGCGACGTCGTGCTGGCGTGCTGCGGACAGGACGGACATTACGCGCTCGAAGACGCGGCATGCGCCGGCCGATTCGTTCGTACGGTGACCAGGCGCCTCTCAGGCGTAGCGATGAACGACGCAGCGCATTCGTGCGCGCTGCTCGCGCGCAGCTATGGTGATGAGATCGGCTCGATCTTCCTCGATTCGGCGCACGGACGCGCTCTGTCGCAGGCGGGATTCCATGATGACCTTGCGCTCTGCGCGGCCGTCGATGCATATCCGATCGTGCCAGTATTTGCGGAGCGCCAGATAACCAGACTCGGCAGCGATCGGGAGCGATAA
- a CDS encoding DNA translocase FtsK: MADAALKREVQAIALLLLAVFLAGALMLHGWSEMRGVPAAAGSFGSVGALAARSLIVVFGWVGSSLLPVALAVHALRVFGRMSGGRDRSWLIFLLGMVIVLPFGVALAMGATRDDNVLSGVIGGILAFYTTQLTGPVGAWLLFMLALSVLAAATLSWNPIRMLVGREIKPVIASTEQAAALDDTYNPPRVRKQKLLAQQLEPEPEEMPVIDEALSAPFELRKDRSRRRRGKDRDAASAEDRVAAEIEASDVTHERFDDEDLPTPDLLTAPAPRNMDANRRDLDAAGQRLMDALRTFRVDGELVGRTTGPAVTQFEIEPAPGVKVRQIANLANDLALAMRAQSIRVVAPIPGRGAVGVEVPNPVPEMVAFRELLESQDFQSARAALPIALGKDLAGKPVIADLAKMPHLLIAGATGSGKSVCVNTLITSLLYRHTPRTLRFLMVDPKMVELSVYNMIPHLRHKVVTDNRDAAAVLKWAVYEMQSRYELLAANNARNIQDFNRKVTEKAPLKKPKTPNVAFEDLEYKDDVLPYIVVIIDELADLMMTVQGEVETPLAMLAQKARAIGIHLILATQRPSVNVITGLIKANFPSRIAFRVASQIDSRTILDGMGAESLLGNGDMLFIPPGKSEPARLQGAYISSEDTEHLMGWFEARKKARASGFAAVDEAPGESDILEAVRKLDAERAGGGEDGDSGEDGDRDKLFREAAEIVIQNQSGSTSLLQRRLKIGYGRAARIMDQLQLAGVLGPSDGPRGRDVLVGLEDLERIAPR, encoded by the coding sequence GTGGCCGACGCGGCGCTGAAGCGCGAGGTGCAGGCGATTGCGCTGCTGCTGCTTGCGGTCTTTCTCGCAGGCGCGCTGATGCTGCATGGCTGGAGCGAGATGCGCGGCGTACCAGCCGCGGCAGGAAGCTTCGGATCCGTCGGCGCGCTCGCCGCACGGTCGCTCATCGTCGTGTTTGGCTGGGTCGGGTCATCGCTTCTTCCGGTCGCTCTCGCGGTGCACGCTCTGCGTGTATTCGGCCGGATGAGCGGAGGTCGGGACCGTTCGTGGCTCATCTTTCTGCTCGGCATGGTGATCGTGCTGCCGTTCGGCGTGGCGCTCGCGATGGGTGCAACGCGCGACGACAACGTCCTCTCCGGAGTCATCGGCGGGATACTCGCGTTCTACACCACGCAGCTTACGGGGCCGGTTGGGGCGTGGCTGCTCTTCATGCTCGCACTGAGTGTGCTCGCCGCGGCGACGCTCTCGTGGAATCCGATCCGCATGCTGGTCGGGCGGGAGATAAAGCCGGTCATTGCCTCTACGGAACAGGCTGCAGCGCTCGACGACACGTACAACCCGCCGCGCGTCCGCAAGCAGAAGCTCCTCGCGCAACAACTCGAGCCCGAGCCGGAAGAGATGCCCGTGATCGACGAGGCACTGTCCGCGCCGTTCGAGCTGCGCAAGGACCGGAGTCGTCGCCGTCGTGGCAAGGATCGCGACGCGGCATCCGCTGAAGATCGTGTCGCCGCGGAGATCGAGGCGAGCGACGTAACGCATGAACGGTTCGACGATGAAGATCTCCCGACGCCGGACCTGCTGACAGCGCCTGCGCCGCGCAACATGGACGCCAACCGTCGCGATCTCGACGCCGCGGGCCAGCGATTGATGGACGCGCTGCGCACGTTCCGCGTCGACGGCGAGCTGGTTGGCCGCACGACCGGGCCGGCCGTGACCCAGTTCGAGATCGAGCCTGCACCGGGGGTCAAGGTCCGCCAGATCGCGAATCTCGCGAACGATCTCGCGCTTGCGATGCGCGCGCAGAGCATTCGTGTCGTGGCGCCGATTCCGGGGCGCGGAGCAGTCGGCGTCGAGGTTCCAAATCCGGTTCCCGAGATGGTAGCGTTCCGCGAGCTGCTGGAGTCGCAGGATTTTCAGTCAGCGCGCGCCGCACTTCCGATCGCCCTGGGAAAGGATCTCGCGGGCAAACCCGTGATCGCGGATCTTGCGAAGATGCCGCACCTCTTGATTGCCGGCGCAACGGGGTCCGGTAAATCGGTTTGCGTCAACACGCTCATCACCAGCCTGTTGTACCGGCACACGCCACGCACGCTTCGCTTCCTGATGGTTGATCCGAAGATGGTGGAGCTTTCGGTGTACAACATGATCCCGCATCTGCGGCACAAGGTTGTCACCGACAACCGCGACGCGGCGGCGGTACTCAAGTGGGCCGTGTACGAGATGCAGTCGCGTTACGAATTGCTGGCGGCGAACAACGCCCGCAACATTCAAGATTTCAATCGGAAGGTCACGGAAAAGGCACCGCTCAAGAAGCCAAAGACGCCGAACGTCGCGTTCGAGGACCTCGAGTACAAGGACGACGTCCTGCCGTATATCGTCGTCATCATCGACGAGCTCGCCGACCTGATGATGACGGTGCAGGGCGAGGTCGAGACTCCGCTCGCGATGCTGGCGCAGAAGGCGCGCGCGATTGGAATCCATCTCATCCTCGCGACGCAGCGTCCGAGCGTGAACGTCATTACCGGTCTAATCAAGGCGAACTTCCCGAGTCGCATCGCGTTTCGCGTCGCGAGTCAGATCGACAGCCGGACGATCCTGGACGGAATGGGTGCGGAATCATTGCTCGGCAACGGCGACATGCTGTTCATTCCGCCAGGCAAGTCGGAGCCCGCGCGTCTGCAGGGTGCGTACATCTCGAGCGAGGACACCGAGCACCTTATGGGCTGGTTCGAGGCGAGGAAGAAGGCTCGCGCCTCCGGCTTTGCGGCGGTCGATGAAGCGCCGGGCGAGAGCGACATTCTCGAAGCGGTGCGGAAGCTGGATGCCGAGCGCGCTGGCGGCGGTGAGGACGGTGACAGCGGCGAGGACGGCGATCGCGACAAGCTGTTCCGCGAGGCCGCCGAGATCGTGATCCAGAACCAGAGCGGATCGACCTCGCTGCTTCAGCGCCGTCTGAAGATCGGATACGGCCGCGCCGCGCGCATCATGGACCAGCTTCAGCTCGCGGGCGTACTTGGTCCGTCCGACGGTCCCCGCGGGAGAGACGTGCTGGTGGGACTCGAAGATCTCGAGCGGATCGCGCCGCGGTAG
- a CDS encoding YraN family protein, with protein sequence MLTGRQRLGIRGESIAARWLVLRGWEILDRRFRSGHRDIDLVVCRAEEGSAGRIVAFVEVRTRYSTDFGTPAETVGWKKQRELARSARVWVASNRCSGDQYRFDVVGVIVGTARVQIQYVPDAFWLRSFG encoded by the coding sequence ATGCTCACCGGACGACAGCGGCTGGGAATCAGGGGCGAATCGATCGCTGCCAGGTGGCTGGTGCTCCGAGGGTGGGAGATTCTGGACCGGCGGTTCCGGAGCGGCCATCGTGATATCGACCTGGTGGTTTGCAGGGCCGAGGAGGGCAGCGCGGGCCGGATTGTCGCTTTCGTTGAGGTCAGGACTCGATATTCGACGGATTTTGGGACGCCTGCCGAGACGGTCGGGTGGAAGAAGCAGCGTGAGTTGGCTAGGTCGGCGCGTGTCTGGGTGGCTTCGAACAGATGTTCGGGAGACCAGTATCGGTTTGACGTCGTGGGGGTGATAGTGGGTACGGCTCGGGTTCAGATTCAGTATGTGCCGGACGCCTTCTGGTTGCGCTCCTTCGGTTGA
- the recA gene encoding recombinase RecA: protein MGASTMQDDKKKALNLAVAQIEKNCGKGSIMRMGTSTAGVRVDSISTGAINLDAAIGIGGIPRGRVTEIYGPESSGKTTLCLHVVANAQKNGGVAAYIDAEHALDTEYAGKLGVDVENLLVSQPDTGEQALEICEILVRSGAVDVVVIDSVAALVPKAEIEGDMGDSHVGLQARLMSQALRKLTGAIARSNTSVIFINQLREKIGVMFGNPETTTGGKALKFYASVRLDIRRIGPVKDKEDVVGSHVRVKVVKNKVAPPFKQAEFDIMYAEGISHSSLVLDIAAENGIIDKSGAWYSYGSQRIGQGRENAKLYLKDNAALMSEVEIKVKALLGITATTAVAAEPEAVEEV from the coding sequence ATGGGTGCTTCCACCATGCAGGACGACAAGAAGAAGGCGTTGAACCTCGCGGTGGCGCAGATCGAGAAGAACTGCGGCAAAGGTTCAATCATGCGGATGGGGACGAGCACCGCTGGTGTGCGCGTTGACTCGATCTCGACAGGCGCCATCAATCTTGATGCAGCGATTGGAATTGGTGGTATTCCAAGAGGCCGAGTGACCGAGATCTACGGTCCGGAATCGAGCGGCAAGACGACGTTGTGTTTGCACGTCGTTGCGAATGCTCAGAAGAACGGCGGCGTCGCTGCCTACATCGATGCGGAGCACGCGCTCGACACGGAATACGCAGGCAAGCTCGGCGTGGATGTGGAGAATCTCCTGGTATCGCAGCCTGATACAGGCGAGCAGGCGCTGGAGATCTGCGAGATACTCGTGCGCTCCGGTGCGGTTGACGTTGTGGTGATCGACTCGGTTGCGGCGCTTGTTCCGAAGGCCGAGATCGAAGGTGACATGGGCGACTCGCACGTCGGATTGCAGGCACGACTTATGAGTCAGGCGCTTCGCAAGCTGACTGGTGCGATCGCGCGATCCAACACTTCGGTGATCTTCATCAACCAGCTGCGCGAGAAGATCGGAGTGATGTTCGGCAATCCCGAGACGACGACGGGTGGAAAGGCACTCAAGTTCTACGCGTCTGTTCGCCTCGACATTCGCCGCATCGGGCCGGTAAAGGACAAGGAGGACGTGGTGGGATCGCACGTCCGCGTGAAGGTCGTCAAGAACAAGGTCGCCCCGCCGTTCAAGCAGGCCGAGTTCGACATCATGTACGCGGAAGGGATCAGCCACTCCTCGCTGGTGCTGGATATTGCCGCCGAGAACGGCATAATTGACAAGTCGGGCGCGTGGTACAGTTATGGCAGTCAGAGGATCGGGCAGGGTCGTGAGAACGCCAAGCTCTACCTCAAGGACAACGCTGCCTTGATGTCGGAAGTAGAGATAAAGGTGAAGGCTCTGCTCGGAATTACCGCTACGACAGCGGTTGCAGCCGAGCCCGAGGCGGTCGAAGAGGTTTAA
- a CDS encoding regulatory protein RecX — protein sequence MAQTPYNRALDLLSARPYTVRQLRRKLAQKDVPADEVEAVIQRLLGAGLLDDERYALGYARSKLVGQGSSARRISQELARKGVSAELSKQAIAQVVIDEEIDTRAVVERVARKKLASMGDLEPVVLRRRLFAFLARRGYEMDEIREVVAAVGKT from the coding sequence GTGGCACAGACGCCATATAACCGCGCGCTGGACCTGCTCTCCGCACGACCCTACACGGTGCGCCAGTTGCGTCGCAAGCTCGCCCAGAAGGACGTTCCGGCCGATGAGGTGGAGGCTGTCATCCAGCGCTTGCTCGGTGCCGGTCTGCTGGACGATGAGCGGTATGCGCTTGGCTATGCGCGATCCAAGCTCGTGGGACAGGGCTCGTCGGCGCGGCGGATATCGCAGGAACTCGCGCGGAAGGGTGTGAGCGCCGAGCTGAGCAAGCAGGCCATCGCGCAGGTTGTGATCGATGAGGAGATCGATACGCGAGCCGTCGTCGAGCGAGTAGCGCGCAAGAAGCTCGCGTCGATGGGCGATCTGGAGCCGGTTGTATTGCGGCGCCGATTGTTCGCGTTTCTGGCTCGCCGCGGATATGAGATGGACGAGATTCGCGAAGTCGTCGCTGCCGTGGGGAAGACGTAG
- the alaS gene encoding alanine--tRNA ligase produces MQSSEIRTRFLEFFERQGHRILPSSSLVPTDDPTLLFTNAGMVQFKRVFLGNEEPPTPTRRATTSQKCVRAGGKHNDLEQVGHTARHHTFFEMLGNFSFGDYFKREAIGFAWAFVTGELGLAPENLRVTVFREDDEARALWMELAGLPDTRVFGLGEKDNFWQMADTGPCGPCTEIYVDLAKVARDWKAPAGSSGSWTNPDLVDFDTETFVEAAEAGRFVEIWNLVFMQFDRQPDGTLAPLPRPSVDTGAGLERIAAVMQGVANNFDTDLFTPLIASVQAQLGPVATSDVDDRVAATRVIADHARSIAFLLADGVYPSNDGRGYVLRRILRRGVRYAWLLGRREPTLTPVVERVIDMMRDVYPELHQRRQHILDTTRAEEERFLATINGGMQRFDELAPAKTTQERTIAGEDAFKLYDTYGFPIDLTELMARERDYTVDIPGFERALAAQRTQSQEERRSRKLGVAADDLGDANAWSDVSGSLADALSTARFVGYERMDSETDAIAVRPLSDGRVAVLLRESPFYAESGGQVSDGGEIVGEGWRVAVEDVRKLDGKPIAIGKPTGNVTRGIARATVPRDVRLDTQRNHTATHLLHAALRETLGDHVHQAGSLVAPDRLRFDFTHTGPLTREQVERVEEIVNRGVLAAVPVTTTERPYEDAVSSGAMALFGEKYGDVVRVVDIPSLSRELCGGTHVGNTAGIGLFSIVSESGIAAGVRRIEAITGTRAYEAARDRERLLGSIAEAVKATPATVLRRVQTVVEERRVLEKRVSELMRGGGGGTSGPVQQLLDGAVSVNALRLVAREVASADAKSLQELAEAARESASDVILILVSAMDGGKNAVIAAVGDVARERGARADVIVKTLTQEFGGRGGGKPALAQGGVPNADVFPALIARAEAIVAEQIA; encoded by the coding sequence ATGCAATCGTCCGAGATCCGCACCCGTTTCCTTGAATTTTTCGAGCGCCAGGGCCACAGGATTCTTCCCAGCTCCTCGCTCGTTCCCACTGACGATCCCACGCTGCTGTTCACCAATGCCGGGATGGTCCAGTTCAAGCGCGTTTTCCTTGGCAACGAGGAGCCGCCGACGCCTACGCGACGCGCGACCACGTCGCAGAAGTGCGTGCGCGCCGGCGGCAAGCACAACGACCTCGAGCAGGTCGGGCACACCGCGCGGCATCACACGTTCTTCGAGATGCTGGGCAACTTCTCATTTGGTGATTACTTCAAGCGCGAAGCGATCGGATTCGCCTGGGCGTTTGTCACCGGCGAACTCGGCCTGGCACCGGAGAATCTTCGTGTCACCGTGTTCCGCGAGGATGATGAGGCTCGCGCTCTGTGGATGGAGTTAGCGGGGCTTCCTGATACTCGCGTATTCGGACTCGGCGAGAAGGACAACTTCTGGCAGATGGCCGATACGGGTCCGTGCGGTCCGTGCACGGAGATCTACGTCGATCTCGCGAAGGTCGCGCGCGACTGGAAGGCGCCAGCGGGCTCGAGTGGGAGCTGGACCAATCCCGACCTCGTGGACTTCGACACCGAGACGTTCGTCGAGGCTGCTGAAGCGGGACGGTTCGTCGAGATCTGGAATCTCGTCTTCATGCAATTCGATCGTCAGCCTGACGGAACTCTGGCTCCGCTGCCAAGGCCGTCGGTGGACACCGGTGCAGGGTTGGAGCGCATCGCCGCGGTGATGCAGGGAGTTGCGAACAACTTCGACACCGATCTGTTCACGCCGCTCATCGCATCCGTCCAAGCGCAGCTGGGCCCCGTCGCGACTTCCGACGTCGACGACCGAGTCGCCGCGACGCGCGTCATAGCGGACCATGCTCGCTCGATCGCATTTCTGCTGGCAGACGGCGTGTATCCGTCGAACGACGGACGTGGCTACGTGCTGCGTCGCATTCTGCGACGCGGTGTGCGCTACGCGTGGCTGCTCGGTCGACGCGAGCCGACACTGACGCCCGTGGTGGAGCGCGTCATCGACATGATGCGCGACGTGTATCCAGAGCTGCATCAGCGCAGACAGCACATTCTCGACACGACACGTGCGGAAGAAGAGCGTTTTCTCGCGACGATCAACGGCGGAATGCAGCGCTTCGACGAGCTTGCCCCGGCAAAGACTACGCAGGAGCGTACGATCGCCGGCGAGGACGCGTTCAAGCTTTACGACACTTACGGCTTCCCGATCGATCTCACCGAGCTCATGGCGCGCGAGCGGGACTACACGGTCGACATCCCCGGGTTCGAGCGCGCGCTCGCGGCACAACGCACGCAATCACAGGAAGAGCGTCGCTCGCGCAAGCTCGGCGTCGCGGCCGATGATCTGGGTGATGCGAACGCCTGGTCGGATGTCAGCGGTTCTCTTGCGGATGCGCTTTCGACCGCACGGTTCGTAGGGTACGAGCGAATGGACTCGGAGACTGACGCGATCGCCGTGCGACCATTGAGTGATGGACGCGTCGCCGTATTGCTGCGCGAATCCCCGTTCTACGCCGAGTCAGGCGGACAGGTGTCGGATGGCGGCGAGATTGTCGGAGAGGGATGGCGCGTCGCGGTCGAAGATGTGCGCAAGCTGGACGGCAAGCCGATCGCGATTGGCAAACCGACGGGTAACGTCACCCGTGGTATCGCTCGCGCAACGGTCCCGCGCGATGTGAGATTGGACACTCAACGGAATCATACTGCAACGCATCTGCTCCATGCGGCGCTGCGCGAGACGCTCGGCGATCATGTGCACCAGGCCGGCTCGCTCGTCGCACCAGATCGTCTTCGGTTCGACTTCACGCATACGGGGCCGCTCACGCGCGAGCAGGTTGAGCGTGTGGAGGAGATCGTCAATCGTGGCGTTCTCGCGGCAGTGCCGGTTACGACCACGGAGCGTCCGTATGAGGACGCCGTGTCCTCGGGCGCCATGGCGCTGTTCGGTGAGAAGTATGGCGACGTCGTACGCGTGGTCGATATTCCGTCGCTGTCGCGAGAGCTGTGCGGCGGGACTCACGTTGGAAATACCGCCGGGATCGGGCTGTTCAGCATCGTCAGCGAATCGGGGATAGCGGCAGGAGTTCGCCGCATCGAAGCGATCACTGGTACCCGTGCGTACGAGGCGGCGCGCGATCGCGAGCGGCTGCTCGGCAGCATCGCCGAGGCTGTGAAGGCGACACCGGCGACTGTGCTACGACGCGTACAAACGGTGGTCGAGGAACGACGTGTGCTGGAGAAGCGCGTGTCCGAGCTGATGCGGGGCGGTGGAGGCGGGACGAGCGGACCGGTTCAGCAGCTGCTGGATGGCGCTGTTTCCGTCAATGCGTTGCGACTCGTTGCGCGCGAAGTGGCGAGTGCGGATGCCAAGTCGCTACAGGAACTGGCCGAGGCAGCTCGCGAGAGCGCTTCCGACGTGATTCTGATTCTTGTTAGCGCGATGGATGGCGGCAAGAACGCAGTGATCGCCGCTGTCGGTGATGTTGCGCGCGAGCGTGGCGCGCGCGCGGATGTGATCGTCAAGACGCTCACCCAGGAATTCGGTGGACGCGGCGGCGGTAAACCCGCACTGGCTCAGGGTGGTGTGCCAAACGCCGACGTGTTTCCGGCGCTGATCGCGCGTGCCGAGGCGATAGTCGCCGAGCAGATCGCGTGA
- a CDS encoding asparaginase, producing the protein MIVILFTGGTIAMRNDPTARGNTPALTGAEIVKATRGIDNTSAVETEDWGHFPGPHMNVARIWALRNRIAEHLARDEVAGVVVTHGTDTLEESAYFVARALSSPKPVVFTGAMRTQSDLGWDGPANLFEAVHVAASPASVGQGVMVVLSGQIFTALDVTKSNTQLLDAFESPGLGPIGYLDEGEVIFRRELPALIPPIIPVAPATPVDIFFASAGCDSRLLDAVRDESRGAVIAAMGRGNVPPEMVPGIGRYIADGKPVVITSRTGGGRVGHTYAYPGGGRTLEDMGAILAGSRRSQQARIDLMLALGAGVSDGELRALFSS; encoded by the coding sequence GTGATCGTCATCCTGTTCACCGGTGGCACGATCGCAATGCGGAACGATCCGACGGCGCGCGGCAACACGCCTGCGTTGACCGGTGCGGAGATCGTGAAGGCGACCCGTGGCATCGACAATACCAGTGCGGTGGAGACCGAGGATTGGGGCCATTTCCCCGGACCGCACATGAACGTCGCGCGCATCTGGGCACTCCGGAATCGCATAGCGGAGCATCTCGCACGCGACGAAGTCGCGGGTGTCGTCGTCACTCACGGTACCGACACGCTCGAAGAGTCGGCGTACTTCGTTGCGCGCGCACTGTCGTCGCCCAAGCCAGTCGTGTTCACTGGTGCGATGCGCACGCAGAGCGACCTCGGCTGGGACGGACCGGCGAACCTGTTCGAAGCGGTGCACGTAGCTGCGAGCCCCGCGTCGGTGGGGCAGGGCGTAATGGTGGTTCTGAGCGGGCAGATTTTCACGGCACTCGATGTTACCAAGTCGAATACACAGCTGCTCGATGCGTTCGAGAGTCCGGGGTTGGGTCCGATTGGATATCTTGACGAAGGCGAGGTTATCTTCCGGCGCGAGCTGCCAGCGCTGATCCCGCCAATCATACCAGTCGCGCCGGCGACCCCCGTCGACATTTTCTTCGCGTCCGCCGGCTGCGACTCCCGGTTGCTCGATGCAGTGCGCGACGAGTCGCGCGGAGCGGTGATCGCGGCGATGGGCCGTGGTAACGTGCCGCCCGAAATGGTGCCGGGGATCGGCCGCTACATCGCCGACGGGAAGCCCGTCGTGATAACGTCGCGTACGGGCGGTGGACGCGTAGGTCACACCTACGCTTATCCGGGGGGCGGGCGCACACTGGAAGACATGGGAGCAATTCTGGCCGGCTCCCGTCGCTCGCAGCAGGCGCGCATCGATCTCATGCTGGCGCTGGGCGCCGGTGTGAGTGACGGGGAATTGCGCGCACTGTTCTCGAGCTGA